The Gossypium hirsutum isolate 1008001.06 unplaced genomic scaffold, Gossypium_hirsutum_v2.1 scaffold_637, whole genome shotgun sequence genome segment AAGCCTCCACCACCTCTTCAAGTAAACTTCAAATAACCAGGCAACGCCCATCACCGACCTGACCAGGCAACGCCCACCACCGACCACCCGACCAGGCAACGCCCACCACCGTCCTCCCGACCAGGCAACGCCCACCACCGACCTCCCGACCAGGCAACGCCCACCACCGACCAGGCAACGCCCATCACCGACCAGACAACGACCACCGACGACCTGACCAGACAACGACCACCTACGACCTCCCGACAATCCAACTACCGGATCCTAACGATCCAGACTGACAATAACGGCTCCTTACCCAACAGGAGCCAAAGTCCGCGAAGTAGCGAGAGTTAAGGCGGACTATAAACCCCCCACCAACGAACAACGACGCGCGACAGGTTATTCGTTCACCTACACACTGATAGAGACGAGCTACAGCAACCATGCCTCCAAAAGTTTCATCTAAAGGAGCCAAGAAAGCCGGCAAAGCAAAGGCCGCCCGTTCCGGGGACAAGAAACGAAAGAGGAGACGAAAGGAATCTTACAGCATCTACATTTACAAGGTTTTGAAGCAGGTCCACCCCGACACCGGTGTCAGCAGCAAAGCCATGTCTATCATGAACAGCTTTGTCAACGACATTTTCGAAAGAATCGCTGCCGAAGCCTCTCGACTTGCCCACTACAACAAGAGATCCACGATCACAAGCAGGGAGATTCAAACAGCCGTTCGACTTCTCCTGCCCGGCGAGTTGGCCAAGCACGCTGTTAGCGAAGGAACCAAGGCCGTCACCAAATACACAAGCAGCAAGTAAATCACAAATACTTGCGGCATTAGCGCAATACACAAACGGCCCTTTTCAGGGCCACCGAAatttttaagaaagaaaaaatcaCTCGTTGTTATCACTCTCCAAATCACATTAactgattgattgattgattaaTTGCTCAGCAATTCACCTGTCAACAACACCTGTCAACAACACATGtaagttagaaaaaaaaaaaaaaattatatatatatcccaaaccctaaccctaaccctaaccctaaccctagcctaaccctaaccctaaccctaaccctaaccctaaataaactaaaaaaaaaaaaaaaaccaagcaaataaataaataaataaataaataaatatgcacTTGACCTAAACCCTAATACCTTACCAAAACATagaatattttgtatgtttgtatcaATTTGTGCCGTTTCTTTGGTATATTTTCAAAAAACCAAAATCGTTTCTTTGGTATGTTTCCACATCCACGtaggatgaaaaaaaaagaaaaaaaaaaaaaaccgtaAACAAAATCACAACAAACTCTCCTTCCTccagtcttttttattttttattttttttctttctctctctttctctctctttctctctctctctctttctctcctcTCCTCGAAAAAGGGAAGGATCGAATCGAACAGAGCGTGTCGAGATATCTGATCGAGAAATAACCCAGCCAATTGAAACGCGCGCCGATTTAGCCCAATGGACTGTAATGCGACTACATACCGACACAAAATTCAGCCAATCGCGTGTTGTGCCGCGCCTTTCGGTTCGACAAAACGCCGCTCTGTGGTGAAGGTAAGATCATTGTTCGTTCAGACTCACAGTCGTCAACACACGCAAACACGAAGTTAGAAAAATGGCACGTACTAAGCAGACCGCCCGAAAATCTACCGGAGGCAAAGCCCCAAGAAAGCAGCTGGCCACCAAAGCCGCAAGGAAAAGCGCCCCAGCCACCGGTGGTGTCAAGAAACCTCACCGTTACAGACCCGGTACCGTGGCTCTCCGAGAAATCCGTCGTTACCAGAAGAGCACCGAAC includes the following:
- the LOC121226920 gene encoding histone H2B, gonadal, which produces MPPKVSSKGAKKAGKAKAARSGDKKRKRRRKESYSIYIYKVLKQVHPDTGVSSKAMSIMNSFVNDIFERIAAEASRLAHYNKRSTITSREIQTAVRLLLPGELAKHAVSEGTKAVTKYTSSK